A window of Halococcus agarilyticus contains these coding sequences:
- a CDS encoding nitrite/sulfite reductase — translation MPSKVEGWKDEVYGEEIREHLFEFAEQGWEAIPEDEHDAWFERFKWWGLYHQRNGQESYFMMRIGTPNGVLEPGQLEVVGEIADEYARGPVDNPEFGGAYCDWTTRQSIQLHWIRIEDVPEIFEKLEANGMSTIQACGDSWRNIVGCPVAGKDKHEHVDAWPVAQELHEEFKGNEAYSNMPRKWKVSVTGCDEGCGQGDINDLAFEPAEKEIDGEEKMGFNVRVGGGLSRKEPRFARDIDVFCTPEDAPKVSAGMSALFRDHGDRDDRFNARIKFLVDEWGTEKIRNVLQEEYIDYELPTAGEDLREDYTYNAGRQDEHGDHVGVHEQPDGNYYVGLDVLVGRMGAEDTLELAALADEYGSGEVRLTQRQNVIVTDVPEDDLDAFLDEPLLEDYSPDPHPFMRGSIACTGTEFCSLSIVETKNRQVRYARWLKDNVALPDGIEDFHVHLSGCTASCAQPQIADISLRGMKTRKDGEPVEAFDIGLGGGLGEDPHFADWIAMRVAADEVPGYIANVLDAYEAESADDESFREFIAARDEDELEALADPEETDYEDPFMHNTKMTWYPYAEDDDMDDRPTPARADGTPISADD, via the coding sequence ATGCCGAGTAAAGTCGAGGGCTGGAAGGACGAGGTCTACGGCGAGGAGATCAGGGAGCATCTCTTCGAGTTCGCCGAGCAGGGCTGGGAGGCGATCCCCGAGGACGAACACGACGCGTGGTTCGAGCGGTTCAAATGGTGGGGGCTGTACCACCAGCGCAACGGCCAGGAGAGCTACTTCATGATGCGGATCGGGACGCCGAACGGCGTGCTCGAACCGGGCCAGCTCGAAGTGGTCGGCGAGATCGCCGACGAGTACGCCCGCGGCCCGGTCGACAACCCCGAGTTCGGCGGCGCGTACTGCGACTGGACCACCCGCCAGTCGATCCAACTCCACTGGATTCGCATCGAGGACGTTCCGGAGATCTTCGAGAAGCTGGAGGCGAACGGGATGTCGACCATCCAGGCCTGCGGCGACTCGTGGCGCAACATCGTCGGCTGTCCGGTCGCGGGCAAGGACAAACACGAACACGTCGACGCGTGGCCCGTCGCACAGGAGCTCCACGAGGAGTTCAAGGGCAACGAGGCGTACTCGAACATGCCCCGGAAGTGGAAGGTCTCGGTGACGGGCTGTGACGAGGGCTGCGGCCAGGGCGACATCAACGACCTTGCGTTCGAGCCCGCCGAAAAGGAGATCGACGGCGAGGAGAAAATGGGGTTCAACGTCCGGGTCGGCGGCGGTCTCTCGCGGAAGGAGCCCCGCTTCGCGCGCGACATCGACGTGTTCTGCACGCCCGAGGACGCCCCGAAGGTTTCCGCGGGGATGTCCGCACTCTTCCGCGATCACGGCGACCGCGACGACCGGTTCAACGCCCGTATCAAGTTCCTCGTCGACGAGTGGGGGACCGAGAAGATCCGGAACGTGCTCCAGGAGGAGTACATCGACTACGAGCTCCCCACGGCCGGCGAGGACCTCCGCGAGGACTACACCTACAACGCGGGCCGGCAGGACGAACACGGCGACCACGTCGGCGTCCACGAACAGCCCGATGGCAACTACTACGTCGGCCTCGACGTCCTCGTGGGGCGGATGGGAGCCGAGGACACCCTCGAACTCGCCGCCCTCGCCGACGAGTACGGCTCCGGCGAGGTCCGACTCACCCAGCGCCAGAACGTCATCGTGACCGACGTGCCCGAGGACGATCTCGACGCGTTCCTCGACGAACCCCTGCTGGAGGACTACTCACCGGACCCCCATCCGTTCATGCGTGGATCGATCGCCTGCACCGGGACTGAGTTCTGCTCGCTTTCGATCGTGGAGACCAAAAATCGGCAGGTCCGGTACGCCCGCTGGCTCAAGGACAACGTCGCGCTCCCCGACGGGATCGAGGACTTCCACGTCCACCTCTCGGGCTGTACCGCCTCGTGCGCCCAGCCCCAGATCGCCGACATCAGCCTGCGGGGGATGAAGACCAGGAAGGACGGCGAACCCGTCGAGGCGTTCGACATCGGTCTCGGCGGCGGACTCGGCGAGGACCCCCACTTCGCGGACTGGATCGCGATGCGGGTCGCGGCCGACGAGGTGCCTGGCTACATCGCGAACGTCCTCGACGCCTACGAAGCCGAGTCCGCGGACGACGAGAGCTTCCGGGAGTTCATCGCTGCACGCGACGAGGACGAACTCGAAGCGCTCGCCGACCCCGAGGAGACCGACTACGAGGATCCGTTCATGCACAACACGAAGATGACGTGGTATCCCTACGCCGAGGACGACGACATGGACGACCGGCCGACGCCCGCCCGTGCCGACGGCACGCCGATCTCGGCCGACGACTGA
- a CDS encoding DUF6360 family protein codes for MSDRILKVNAYTTLDLLDGQAEGHEFEEDALAVLNVTSARKNPEHVQLQLELDNTDLDHLPAHADEVQLSPDQAREVAAALEDHAADVEAAQD; via the coding sequence ATGAGCGATCGCATTCTGAAAGTCAACGCCTACACCACGCTCGACCTGCTCGACGGCCAGGCGGAGGGCCACGAGTTCGAGGAGGACGCACTCGCCGTGCTCAACGTCACCTCTGCCCGAAAGAACCCCGAGCACGTCCAGCTCCAGCTCGAACTCGACAACACCGACCTCGATCACCTTCCCGCCCACGCCGACGAGGTGCAGCTCTCGCCGGACCAGGCCCGCGAAGTCGCGGCGGCGCTCGAAGACCACGCTGCGGACGTCGAGGCGGCTCAGGACTGA
- a CDS encoding oxidoreductase: MASNGDWTAERMGDLDGKTVVVTGANSGLGYEAAREFALHGANVVLACRSVERGVEAGERIRETAPETSLTVIELDLADLSSVGRFAADFADTHDELHVLCNNAGVMAIPRSETVDGFETQFGVNHLGHFALTGTLLEYLHETPGESRVVTQSSGLHESGEIDFDSVARSATTSANGNAVSDDLHGEDAYDEWAAYGQSKLANVLFAYELHRRLRDSGIGDVTSVACHPGYAATDLQRRGPEQAGERLRLWGTKIANAIVAQDAATGALPMLYAATEPDLDGGEYVGPGGFRNMRGHPEEQRSSERSYDEATAARLWDVSEELTGVTYDFDVAAN; the protein is encoded by the coding sequence ATGGCATCCAACGGCGACTGGACCGCGGAACGAATGGGGGACCTCGACGGGAAGACGGTGGTCGTCACCGGCGCGAACAGCGGCCTCGGCTACGAGGCGGCGCGGGAGTTCGCACTCCACGGGGCGAACGTCGTCCTCGCGTGCCGGAGCGTCGAGCGCGGCGTCGAGGCGGGCGAGCGCATTCGAGAAACGGCTCCCGAGACCTCGCTCACGGTCATCGAGCTGGATCTCGCGGACCTCTCGTCGGTCGGTCGGTTCGCCGCGGATTTCGCGGACACCCACGACGAGCTCCACGTGCTCTGCAACAACGCCGGCGTGATGGCGATCCCGCGGAGCGAGACCGTCGACGGGTTCGAGACACAGTTCGGTGTCAATCATCTGGGGCACTTCGCGCTCACCGGCACCCTGCTGGAGTACCTCCACGAGACCCCCGGCGAGAGCCGCGTCGTGACCCAGAGCAGCGGCCTCCACGAGAGCGGCGAGATCGACTTCGACAGCGTGGCGCGAAGCGCCACGACAAGCGCGAACGGCAACGCCGTGAGCGACGATCTCCACGGCGAGGACGCCTACGACGAGTGGGCAGCCTACGGCCAGAGCAAGCTCGCGAACGTGCTCTTCGCCTACGAACTCCACCGTCGACTTCGGGATTCCGGCATCGGTGACGTGACGAGCGTGGCGTGTCACCCCGGCTACGCGGCGACGGACCTCCAGCGCCGGGGACCCGAACAGGCGGGCGAGAGGCTCCGACTGTGGGGCACGAAGATCGCGAACGCCATCGTCGCCCAGGACGCCGCGACGGGCGCGCTGCCGATGCTCTACGCTGCCACCGAACCCGATCTGGACGGCGGCGAGTACGTCGGACCCGGCGGGTTCCGGAACATGCGTGGCCATCCCGAAGAACAGCGCTCCAGCGAGCGATCGTACGACGAGGCGACGGCAGCACGGCTTTGGGACGTCTCGGAGGAGTTGACCGGCGTCACCTACGATTTCGACGTCGCGGCGAACTGA